In Spartobacteria bacterium, the genomic stretch AAGCACTGCGACTGTTGACGCATTACTGCTGGCTTGGAAACGTGCGGGAACTGGAGAATGCCATTGAATATGCGTTTGTGGTGTGCGCTGACACCGTGATTACAGAGATTGATTTACCCGATGAACTGCGCCATCCCGAATTGAGCAGTGCCATTTGCGGCGGCACACCGATCCCTCCCGTCATTGAAAAAAATGATGCGCGATTGCAGTCTCGAAAAATATTGCGTGACAAAGTCCGTCTGGAAGCACTGCTCAATGACTGTCTTTGGAACAAGGCAGAAGCGGGGCGTCGTCTGGGCGTCAGCCGTACGGCGGTGTGGAAATGGATTCTCAGGCATGAGTTGGCGCAGCGCGGGACGAAAAAATATGACGAATGACGCCATCGCTTCATCTCCGCAGCGACTCCGCGAATGTGCTGTGCTGTTTGGCGTTTTTGCACGTATTGGCCTGGTTCTTATTGGTGGCGGCTATGTGATGCTTCCCCTTTTACAGCGGGAAGTGGTGGAACGCCGAGGCTGGATTTCTGAAAAGGATATGATGAATTATTTTGCTATCGGCCAGTCCACACCTGGTGTGATTGCAGTGAATGCGGCCACGTTTATCGGGTTTCGGCGTGCCGGAATTTGGGGTGCGTCGGCTGCTGTTTGCGGGATTGTATTTCCTGCTCTGGTGATTATCTGCTGCATTGCCGGTGTTTATAGCACTCTGGCCAAATGTAAATGGGTCGAGACAGGGCTGTCTGGTATGCGTGTGGCAGTTAGCGTGCTGCTTTTGTATACCGTCCATGATCTGTTGCGAAAGACGTGTCGCAATGCTTTTGCTGTGGTTGTTACCATTGCTGCATTTTGTGCTGTGGCCGTGGCAGGGGTATCTCCGGTTCTTGTGATCATGCTGGCGGGATCGGCCGGCTGGCTGTTTTATCGGAAGAAGTGCTGATCCAATGGTATACCTGCACCTGATGATTGTTTTTTTTAAAACGGGACTGTTCACCATTGGCGGAGGTCTGGCCGCCCTGCCGCTGCTTCAGGTTTATCTGGTTCATGGCGGCTGGGTCACGCAGGAAGAATTTATTGACATGATTGCTATTGCGCAGTCGACGCCCGGTCCAATCGGGATCAATATGGCCACCTTTGCCGGATATAAAGCGGCCGGTATGCCGGGGGCGCTTCTGGCCACGATCAGTATGGTGACGCCGTCCTTTGTCATCATTTTGATCATTGCACGTTTTCTCGAAACCTTTGCTTCGCACCCGCTGGTCAAACAAATCATGCGCGGTCTCCGTCCCGCCGCCATGGGAATGATTGCCGCCGCCACGTGGCTGGTAACTCGTGCCGCGCTGTATCATCCCCATGCCCGGTCGGAAACGGGGTTCCAGCTGATGCCGTGGGTGTTGTTTACGGTTCTTGTACTCTGTTACGCCCGCTGGCGTGCACACCCCCTGATTTACATTGCCGCCGGAGCTGTTGGTGCCGTAATCCTGCGATGGGCAGGTTTGGTGTAATACTCTCTTTTATCACTTGACCTTTTTTGAGCCGTTTATTATCTATAACACACTTTTTTGTTACCCCCACCGGAGAGATGGCTGAGTGGACTAAAGCGCGCGATTGGAGTTCGCGTGAGCGTGATGAGCGCTCCGAGGGTTCGAATCCCTCTTTCTCCGCCACTTTTGGCATCGTAACAATCCTCGCCTGATGAACTGGCATCCATGCACCAGCCCGATGATGTTTTTTAAAAACTTCCAACCATTGGAACTTTTTTCTGGGAAACTTCCAATCATTGGAACTTTTTCTTATATATGCTTTGTTTTGAAATTCTATTTTTGTAAGTTTTGGACGATTACAAACAAATAAATGGCGAGATTATGCGCAGATTATTGATAACATTATTTACTACAACTTTGATTGCGGTAACGCTCTTGCAGGGATGCGGCAGAGAGCCGGGGGAACGTGAGTATACCCTTGCCATGAGTAAGTACAAAGAGGGGCAGCTCGTTCATGCGAAATCGTTATTCGAAAGCTCGATCAATAAGCGCAAAGGCGATGCCGCCAATGCCTATGCTTTTAACTGGCTGGGTGTGATTGAATGGAAGCTGGGACGGAAATCGGATGCCAAGGCCTACTTTGAGCAGAGTCACCGCAAAAACCCGACGCTGCCGGAAACGTTGTATAATCTGGGGGTCATGGCTTACGAAGAGGGAAATATTGAGGAATCCCTGGGGTACTTTAACGATTGTGCCTTAT encodes the following:
- a CDS encoding chromate transporter; its protein translation is MMRDCSLEKYCVTKSVWKHCSMTVFGTRQKRGVVWASAVRRCGNGFSGMSWRSAGRKNMTNDAIASSPQRLRECAVLFGVFARIGLVLIGGGYVMLPLLQREVVERRGWISEKDMMNYFAIGQSTPGVIAVNAATFIGFRRAGIWGASAAVCGIVFPALVIICCIAGVYSTLAKCKWVETGLSGMRVAVSVLLLYTVHDLLRKTCRNAFAVVVTIAAFCAVAVAGVSPVLVIMLAGSAGWLFYRKKC
- a CDS encoding chromate transporter, which gives rise to MVYLHLMIVFFKTGLFTIGGGLAALPLLQVYLVHGGWVTQEEFIDMIAIAQSTPGPIGINMATFAGYKAAGMPGALLATISMVTPSFVIILIIARFLETFASHPLVKQIMRGLRPAAMGMIAAATWLVTRAALYHPHARSETGFQLMPWVLFTVLVLCYARWRAHPLIYIAAGAVGAVILRWAGLV